In Triplophysa rosa linkage group LG2, Trosa_1v2, whole genome shotgun sequence, the genomic window TCTGGTGCGTCTGGATGACTTTGCTGtaaattaaacaaacagagATTTACCACATGAATGTTACACATCTAAACAGAAAGTGACACCAGTTCCGCTCTGTATAAATCTAACCTGTGGTTAACCAGGTAATGAATTAACTTATCCAAGTCCTTTTGGAAGAATGGCAGCGTGAAGATGGCTGATCTTCACTTTGTCTCTTTGGTGCTCGCAGCACAGCGCCTCATCCCTCCACAGGGACACTTTAAGGAATATTTACCTCATCTTCTGATGTAACTTGGGAATCTCAGACAATGTCATCCTTGACTCCTTCAGCTGCATAAGTACAAACAAGTGATGTCACAGGTCAGTGTTTCTGAAGTTTGTTATTTACAGTTGCAGATTATACTTTATTTGACAAAGAATACACAGGTAAAGTTAGTAAATCTAAACTATGACTACAATAAATAAGGCAAGCAAAGTCATTCTCCTCACCGGTcacagatgatgatgatgatgatggacaGAGCCATACGGGAttgctctctctctgcctcttcCATCACATCGAGTGAAGCCGTACAAAACTTGAATTTTCTGTCAGCAACAAGCCGTTACACCTGCTGGACACTGTGCAGTTTTTAATCTAATATGTCCCCTCTTCATCTTCAGGATTAGGCAGCTATATTTAACATTCATATTGACTCAGGCGATGTATCTGTCCCGTTATTTCCacaatactgtagtatacactacaaaaatgtttaaatgtattgaTACCACTGTAATGCTGTACAATATTGTACAACGTGCCCTATTTTGACagtcaaaagaacaaaatgtgtgaaaattttCCTTTCAGGCTCTAAAGGGTTAAGAGTTTGGGGGCTTGTTGATTTTGCTATCAATTTCCCAGCAAGAAGCAACATAGCACAACTCAAGTGTAGAAACTTTAAATTGTGAAAGgaaataattatacatttatatctgATTTATAAGTAGGCTATATGCATAACTTtcataaaagtaataaaattgTAATGTAGGCCAACAGAAAACGTCTCGAATTATGACTTGGAATGCAGTGGCTTTGTAATCACTTGACCACACAGGGCACTTtgcaaatataatttgtcattaAACTAGATGTGAATACAAATGATcgtgtatttttcttttaaagatttccTGCTTTTTTTACAATGGGTCTTGCGTGACGTGTAAAGGACGTCAGTGGACGTCtattcacaacatttttaaaactaattgGGGAACTCAAATTAATCATTGCAGTATTAATCAAGGTGTAAGCACAATTGCTTTTGCATATTTCATAAGAATTGTACAGAGGGTCATGATGGACTAAAAATGCACGTGTACAACCGATTCAGGGTATTTGTAGAATTACACTTAGCTAAAAGTCAAAGTAACAATTGTACATGCAACCCCAGAGAACTGTTGACATGTACACATGTATCTGAATGCATTTTTAGGAAACGTTCTGcgtcacatattttttttaccgaTTTATGCCGTCCTACCGCGTCTATTTTCGGCTAGGGACACGACGTTGCCGTCGGACTAATGTTTCCTGGGGTGCTAGAGTTttactattttattatttaatctcTGGCTCTCTTTTGCTTCCTGTCAAGTCATATATTCCCCACATCTGTTTCCATGGTAACCCCTGACCTCATCTTTTACCAAAAACGTTGATTATGTTATCTTTTAAACTATAACATGCTCATCACATGTCATCAATCACTTTCTAAACAAGTATGAGGGGGAACTGATTTATGAAAGTGTTGATTTATTGTCTCCATAATCTGTAATGTAGCATGAGTGATAATGACGTTGTTTTCCAAGCATACCCTTTTTAACTGAATTACTGAAAATTATACTCCAAATCTAATTtctctacagtaaattacattGGTACGTGTAAATCTACAGTTTGGTGCAGAAAATGACAGCATCGTGTGCGCATGTGTAAGATTAAGCAAAAGTTTAATTTCTCTGCAAAAGCCTAATTTTAAGGAGGCCATTTCTTTGAAAAGTGACGTCATTAAAttacaaggattaataaagtcTCAGATGTGCGCACGAGCCGAAAACGACATGAAAAATTAAGACTATTCTGACCCCTAGTGTTGATCCAGGCAATACGAGCCAGTGAGGTCTGACGCACTATCAGagagacacataaaaacactataacagaaaaatgtaacacaaggaAAAATGCTTTTCTCGCGCTGTCCGATTTCCATAGTATTcgtcaaataaatatttttttaatgtttcccatagttacaaaaataatgaaattttacaagaattaaaaaataatgtactGGCAAAACAAAGGTATGTGACCCGGTGGCGGATTTAGATGAGATAGTTCTACGATCTGGAAACGGTGTTTCTACATGAGGGTGTGGGGCAAAACAGCTGACCAATcactaaacacaaacaaagtaaaaccaaccaatcagatttaacTTTACAAGTAGGCAACATTTTTTGCGGAAGTTGACGTTTCATACGGCAGATAAGCGGTGTATTCCTTTTCATTTCTCTTATTTATAATGAAATTGAAGATAATTACAACAAAACCGGTCagtttgaactttttttaaaaatgttgttgttttagtgACAGATTTTGTTCTGAGGTTTTTGGCCGGTTTTGTCCTCATGATGTCATAACTTCAGAACAGCTGTAATCCAGAGCGGTTTATGTGTATGAATTTATTTACCATCAGATATCGTTCTGTATAGTCTCAttgactgtgtttgtgtgtcaaatAAGACTAGGACTATTACCACATAATTTTTGCTGCTTTTAAAATTTAAGATCTTTTAATAAATTAGTTTAGTAGTCTAATAAAAGCGTATAAAACCAGGGAAATGCCCGTGTATGTTGTTTATCTTAATTACATTTGATAATCAGAGCACCAAATTACATTTTACGTAATACAGGAGAAGCATGTACATGTCACAAATCTTTTATAGATACAAGACAAGatgcttttttttcatttcaagttATTGCATGTTGCCACAGCTGTATTAGATTTCAAGgggaaaatgacaatacattcaATTAACGctatttattacatttcacaCAGGTGTTCAACTAGCAGTCTCATGCTAGAATGTCAGCAATGTGGCCTGAGAAAGCTGGATATCTTGATTGATGGCAGCATTGGCAGTGTTGCGTCATGCCAGCAGCAGTCCTCTGCTGTGGGGCTGGACTCCCGTCTTGTTTGCTCTCCTGGGCTCAGTATTTGTCCTGCTGCTGCCTTTAGCAGGCATAGAGGAGCAATGCTGTGCCACTCTGAAGGGCATCGCTCTCCTGCGATGCCAGCTGTGGGGGGGTGTCCAGCGACCTACGGTTCACACGACCAGCCTGACGGTCCTGTTCACAGAACTAGATCTACTGCCACAAAAAGTCAAGCCCAGTAAAGGTACAGTATGTGCTTCCCACTTACTTTTTTCATGTTCATAATTTTTCCAAATTCATAAATCTCATACTCCAGATTAAACACATAAAGCATGTTTACTATGCAAAAATTAAACTTCTTTGGAGTGGTGGATAGTATAAATCTCTGcttgaatgtcatttttgccATCTGTCGATGACAGAGAGTCAGTTGGAGGCGAAGGCGGCTCTTCAGCAGGCTCTGGAGATGAAGAAGCAGGGGAAGAGGGAGAAAGCTCACAAGCTGCTCGTTCACGCTCTCAAAATGAAccctgaatttgtggaagctcTCACCGAATTGGGAACCATTCTGGAGGAAGAAAAGGACGTTGTCCAAGCAGATCACCTCTACACCAAAGCTCTCGCCATCTCGCCTTGCAACGAGAAAGCTTTGGTGAGCAGGGACCGCACCCTTCCCTTAGTAGAGGAAATAGATCAGCGATACTTTGGAATCATAGATGGAAAGGTACGACGTCTCATGTCTATACCGAAGGGCAACTCTGCCTTGTGCCGTGTGATGGAGGAAACCTACTACCATCACATTTATCATACGGTTGCCATAGAAGGCAACACGCTCACACTGTCAGAGATTCGCCATATTATAGAAACCAGATACGCTGTACCAGGTAAGAGCCTTCAAGAACAGAATGAGGTGATTGGTGTGGATGCCGCCATGAAGTACATCAACACCACCCTTCTGTCCCGTGCCAAGGACATCACCGTAGATGATATCTTAGAGATACATCGGCGGGTTCTGGGCTACGTCGACCCCATCGAAGCCGGGCGATTCCGGACTACCCAGGTGTTTGTGGGGCATCACATTCCACCTCACCCACATGACCTAGATAAACACATGCAGGAACTGGTGCAGTGGTTGAACTCA contains:
- the ficd gene encoding protein adenylyltransferase FICD, whose product is MAALAVLRHASSSPLLWGWTPVLFALLGSVFVLLLPLAGIEEQCCATLKGIALLRCQLWGGVQRPTVHTTSLTVLFTELDLLPQKVKPSKESQLEAKAALQQALEMKKQGKREKAHKLLVHALKMNPEFVEALTELGTILEEEKDVVQADHLYTKALAISPCNEKALVSRDRTLPLVEEIDQRYFGIIDGKVRRLMSIPKGNSALCRVMEETYYHHIYHTVAIEGNTLTLSEIRHIIETRYAVPGKSLQEQNEVIGVDAAMKYINTTLLSRAKDITVDDILEIHRRVLGYVDPIEAGRFRTTQVFVGHHIPPHPHDLDKHMQELVQWLNSEETLHLHPVEFSALAHYKLVYVHPFVDGNGRTSRLLMNLILMQASYPPITIRKEQRAEYYTALDTANEGDVRPFIRFIAKCTEITLDTLLIATTEHAVGLPGASNHACPDCKQTIPAHS